The genome window AAATCGTACCCAGGAAATACGAAACATAAAAACCGACTCATTGTTTCATTTTCATGCTAAAGACAATGTTATTAGTCCTATAGTTTCTTTGGTAAATTTGCTAGGAATTGTTTCGACCCATGTCCCAATTGAAACCTCGATCCACTGCGACACCTCGAcacacacttttgaaaaaagCGGCTAACGAGCTTGACAAAACCCAAAGCATTCGCTTAGCACAACTCTGAAACGAGCACGAATGGAATTCGCAGCTCCCCGACTAGCTGCGGCTAGACAAGATTCGAATACGAAAACCCAGACACATTCGATTTCGATAAACGAACATCTGGACGCCAATGTAAGGATCATTTTTTCTAGGACATTATCAAATTTCAAAAGTTAGTCATGTCGCGAGGAGAAGAAACCCTAAAACCGCTGTGGAATGTATTTAAATGTAttacaaatataaacaaatacgCAAGGCCACGAAAAATAATAAGTAAATTATTAAAGTAAAAACTATGAAAACACAAGCAGAGCatgcaacaaaaaaataatacacaaCAGACATAGCTACACtattattaaacaaataaagatGGCAACCAGCTGACTAACTACAAAgtctttttctttgttttctaAGCTagtccaattaaattgctagGGGCAGATTTCAGTTTTCTTTTCcgatttgttttttattattttcgaagAATGAATTAAGACCCACGAACATATGAGTAACCCACAAATCTcaagtttgtttttaaaaggtACTTTCTATAGAATTCAATCATTTTCTCTTAAGCGACTGTTTTTTAATGTGTGAAACGAAAGGAAATATTGTGAATATTTTAAACCAATTAATAATATGTACTCCCAGCAAGTGCTTTCAAACGAAATTTTCCAAAATTACTTTATTTTGAATTGAATGATCATATGTAGGATGTATTATTGATAGGCAACATCTAGGTTTAGCTTTCTCATTAAGTAATACCACTGAACGTTTGGAAAGGGAGCTTAGGCACATGCCTGAACAGCGGACTCGGCCTCCTTGGGCTCCGGCGAGCCCAACTTTATGCGCTTGCACTGCCTATCCTCCGGCTCCTCATCGCTAAAGCCTTCCGGTGGAGCGACGCCCAAAGAGTCTGTGTCAGGGAGCTCCTTATCGTCGCTCGCTTTTGTCAGCGCTCTAATGGGCAGCTCCTGCTCATAGAGATCCAACAGCTTGTTGCCTTCGTACAGGACAAACGGCAAGGTGGCTCGCTGATAGTAGTCCGGCATGAGTTCCAAGTTGTTGATCACCGTGTCCAGCATGTGGGACTTCTCGCACCATATGCCCGGCGCATCGTTACGTACTGGATTAATGTGCACGTGGAGGTGATAGAAGGACGGCTGGTAATGAAAGTACATGCGCAGCTGATTGGGATTAATGCCGTATAGCTTCGAAATTGCATCCTTCGACGCCTGGCGCACGTTGCGCAAAAGATCGAGATGACTTCCATTCAAGTCCCGCAGAGACTTGATGTCGCGCTTGTGGACAATGCCCAGCAGATAGAGGGTTTCCACATTGCGTCCGTCCCATTTAAGATCAGGCAGAAGGATAAAGCCGGTCTTTGGATCCTTGTCCTCGTACACTATACGTTCCGTCTCCTGCTTGTGCTCGAGTATGTTGTAGACCCACTCGAGGGAGAACTGACTTGAGGTAAGATATGGAAGGGTTATTCTTTGGTAGAGATCAGGAGTCTCCCGTATGAGATACTTTTGGGAAACTGAGTACTTCTCGATGTGCTTCTCGGTGGCGGGATAAATGACTGTGCTTTTCACACCTGTGAAATTAATGATGAAAATCAAAGATTTATCAGTATGAACTATGAATCTAATACTTACTGCACAAATCCCGGGTCGGCACAACCTGAAAACTGCCGTAGATATTGTTGATAAACTCAGTGTCAACTTTCAGGTCCGCGGTAAAATAGCTTGGCTTCTTGGGAGACTCCTCCGATGACGCCGTTGCCACATCGCTTTCCCGGTACGCTGCGGTTAGTAAGGATTATACTGTAGAGAATATCATCTACCTTTATTAACGCTTTTATACCATTTTTCTCGAAAACAACAATGGCATCATCGGTTCCTAAATCCGGAAAAGTTCCAAGCAGGGATATACTTTTCCTAACGCTGTTGTTGGTTAGGATTCGCTTCAGTTGGAACTTGGATAAGTCGTACGACGGTGACTTTACCTCTGTGCTATCAACTGGTTCCGACATTTttgttaataataataatagctaGGAAGatgatatatgtatttttattttcttgcgGCTTTTCAGAGAGTCAGCGTGACCATGATTAGGCTCCACGAAAATTCCATACAAACATACATTTCGGAAGTCCATTTAGCAAGTACTCAAACCATGTTAAATAACATTGCTGAAACGGTTTTACAAACGGTTGAGTTgaaaaaaattagaaaattaGATACACTAAAAACCTTATTAATATCGTTGTTGAATTCTCATTTATTGTGTATAGGCCATTAAAGTACTGTTAATGAACTTTAGAATATGTATCTTTACAAACGGCTACATCGTAACACTAAGTGCTCGCCAAACATGTTCAGAACATTCGCAATTATTTTGAGCTTAACCCTAACACACAATTTGCACTTACACCTGCAGCCGATGTACACAAAAGTATGGATATTAAAATTGGTTTTATCCGCCGGCTGCCACGCTAACTACACAACTATTCCCTTCGAGGGCTTGGCGCCTAGTATGTCCGACAGCTTCTGCTGATAGGAAGCCAGGAGATTGGCGTCGGTTATGCCGAAGGACTTGCAGGACAATTGCAAGGCATTGAGCAGCTGCATCTCCGAGAACTGGGTGCCCCGCTCCAGCAACGCATTGAGTATTTCCTGTGGGTAGGGGATAGATAGTGCTTATAAGTGAAAAGGTGAATTACAACATTTGGGCCAATCACTCTTACATCGGGTTCCATGCAAAGCAGCTCATAGAAGTGCCTTGCCTGATCCAAAGCCACTTCCCTGGAGGCAGTTATGTTACTCAATGTTTGCTGTAGGGCGATCGCGTTCCTGCACATGCGTTGCACGGTTATTTGATCTATGTGCTCCAGATAATTGGAGGCCTGGATAAGAATGCGCGACGCCAAGTGCGCCAGACCCTCGAAAATGTACTAAAGAAGAATACGTTCGAGCAAAATGCAACTGACGGTGCGAATATTTAACTTACCCTGGTTTTCCTCGGATGTAGAGTGGCACTGAACGCCTCATCCATTTCAGACAGCCGTTTGGTTAGCACTTGCACCTGGCGGTCGGGCTCCAGGATGTCATCCTTGGAGCCCACATAGCTGTTGGTCCTTACACTCGACTTCGAGCGCAGATAGTGGAAGCATTGAACGCGCACCTCCAGATGCAATACCAGCAGGCAGGTGTTCGCCAGCTCATCAAACTCCAAAGCCAGATTAGTCATCACTTTGATCGTACCATCCTTCACAGCAATGTCGGCGCCGCACTCAGCAGGAACGGCGTTCAGTCCGTTCACCAACGGCCGGCGTAAGTCGTTGGCAAATTCCGACACGCGGCACGAGAACCACTCCATGCTCTCCTGCAGTATGGCCAGCTCCTTAAGCACACTGATCTCGACCAAAATCTCTTGCTGGGTGATCCCACCCTCGCCCAAATTACTGGTTAGCATTTCAGCCTCGCGGATGTTGCGCTGCTGAACCTGCAACGGGCTCTCCTCCTCCGAAGGCTCAAAGCTTCCGCGATGAAGTTTTCGGTTGTGGCGCGACTTCTGACTGGAGGTCTTTAAGTCAGTCCAGTTGGGAAGCGTTctaaacaattaacaataagTTTGTGGAAATTATAAATACATGTTGCTTGATATACTTACTTTAAGAACCTGCTGATATCTTCGTCTTTTAGCCATGCCACGCTGTAAATTCTCTTATCCTCTGAATCTGGCTGCACAATTCCGCGGTAGGCCGCCTGACATATTTCCCGATAGGCCTTCAACAAAGCACACACCATCTTAAGCAGGTCTTCGGAGTAGCAGGGCAGGTCTTGAATGAGGTTCTTAGTTTCCATTAACCTCCGTTCGACCATCACAGTAGACTGCAGCAACGGCCTGCTTAGATTAAGAGCCTTTATTTCCTCAGGACTTATAATAGTGCGCCATGCGTCTTGATTCTTCGACAGCGACTCTATGGTCAGCTGCAGGTTGCGGTTGTGTCCTTTGGATAGGAATGTGTCCTTAATGTAGTTGTCTAAAAAGTCATGTAGACTGCAGGGTTGCCTGAAagtataataaaatattattgctTTGCACTCTATGCAGCAGCTACTAGTGAATCCTCTTACCCTGGCTTGCATTTCATAAAGTTCTCTATCTCCTTGATATATCCCATTAGAGGTAGATACACTTTGGTTATGATACTTTGATCCGGCGTACAAATAAGTATTTTTTCCCGCTGCTTTTTCTCGTGAGGAAAGAGGCCACTGGTGGAGCCCTTGCCACTGCCACCAAGCTGGCCGACAAGGTTGTCATCCACGGAGGCATCCGAGGCGTTGCGACGATGCTCCTTGAAGGTGTCGCTATTGCTGCTCGTGCCAACGTGCGATGACTTATCGAACTTGAACATTGAGCGCTTGGTGCTAGTTATAAAatgaaacatttatttaaataggGTGCGATTGCTAACTGACATGTAACTTACCTCGGCACCTTACGCCTTAGAAAATAGGAATTTATGTTGCTGGTGGGCTCTGAAAACCCCGTCTGGGCACTTTCGTCCGCGGCAGCATTCTGTATATCCAAGTAGTCGGTGAGCAACAGTTGCAACTGAAATAAACAAGTTGGTACTTAATTAGAAATGCGATTCAGAAGAGCTAGAAAGTCCAACACATACCACTGACTGAGCCTGGGCCCAGAAATCGGTTAGGTCGTATGGTTGGGGTCCAACCACAGAGTACTTCTGTCCCACCGACAAATAGTTCTTCAGCAGCAAGGAATGCGTTTTGGCTATTGCCTTGAACTGCTTGAATATGACCTCCAGAAGTGTGAGGAGCGGATTGGTGTCCGCCGTTGCTCCACTCACAGACAGTTGATGCGTTGTGTGCCGCACCACGTTGAGCAACTCTGTTTGGATTTGGACGCGCAGTGTCTCCAGAGAGTCAGGCACCTTGTGCAGCATTCCGAACGACTCCACTATGATGGCAACGAAGTAGCTCATGCTCAGCTCCGGGTAAATGAGATCTGCGTCTTCAATCACCTCTGCCTTGTCCAAATCGAAGCTCTGTGCCATTTCGGCCAGCGCCTTGCGCACTCGAGCATTGGCCTCGATGCGATCCGTAGAGCGACGAGCACCTATTCCCCGAGTAAAACTGGAATTCAGCCTACTGGAGTTGGTGCGTTGGAACGAGGAGAGGGCCTCGTTGGCCGAGTTGGTGTACACCTGGGTGACCAGTTCCTCATGCAGCCGCTGGTACAGCTGCTGGCGTCGGGTTTGCAGGTCGGTCCGCAAATCTGACAAGCCCTCGACGGCCTGTAAGGGTCCATTGAGGGTGGCCAGGGCATCAGTTAAGGCCTTGCTGGCATGCAGATACTGCCGTTTGGCGGTGTAGCCCACCACCCTTTGAGGCACTTTGCGCAACTCCTGGCTGGAAAGAAACTATCTAGTTAGCACGTGTCAATTAACAATAAGGACAGAGTGACCTACATTTGCTCCAACATCTCCAGAACGTACTTGTGCTGCACCGCATCCGTCCACATCTTCCGGAGCTCATCGCGCCGGCACTGCAACAGCCGCTTGCAGACACCAAGGTTCTCCTTGACGGCATGAATCCGCTCCCGGCTGGCCGTCACCTCTGAGGACACCTGGCTGAACAGGGGCAGCACCTGGGTAAGCTGCTGGTCGTGCCGCGAGACCAGCTCGTTCAGGCGCAGATCCGAGCGCTTGAATTCCGCCTCGATCTTCTGCTTCTCCTTCTGGCGCTCCTCGGTGGTCTCGCTGAATCCCAGGGACTTGATGACGTTGACCAGGAAGCCACATCCTGCGGACTGCAAAAGTAAGCCGGCCACCGGGAATTACTCATGATTAATCTATGAAAAGCAATATCGCGAAGCGAAAAGAGGGCgtgcggcagcaacaacaaccagatGGTGTCGTCATCAACTTTGGGCCCTCAGCTTTGCGACAGGCAAATGGGCCCAAAGAAACCAATCTACGAAGGAAAACACAGGCAGGCGCGGTTCCAGATGTGTTTATTGCTTCAACAAACTGTGACGCGAGATGAACACCATTTTCAGCGAGGGCTTGAAGAAATTTACCTCATCCTTGCCGTACTTCACTCCCCTCGGGGGCTTCGTGGGCGGTGGGGCGTCCATGTACACGTTGTTGAAGGAGAAGATGTGCTTGGCTGGTTGGTGGGCAACGGGTCGAAAAGGGACACAGGTTAGCTCAGTATCAACATTATTTTCCAGCAATTGCTCgtaaatttgttgttaaaataAGCACTTAGGCACCAGAGTGACCGTTCAAGCAGTGCAAAAAATACCACAGGCTTGTCAAACTATCGCTTGGATTAGTGGTGGACACTTTCGTAGAGATGGAcgttctattttattttttaattttgaaattttcgcGCCCAAAAAGATTTGTTCAAATTtacgtttaataataaaatgaaatgatatTTAATGAGTTTAATGCACaagatttaaatgaataaagCCACCAATTATTAGTGAGAAGGTGGGCACCCCAAAAACATCCGATAATTTGACAGCCAGGCAAAATGTGTAAGATATTTAGTAACAAATTAAAACTCAGCAGAGGCGTTTTCATTTAACTTTATTGTGTAACGGTGTAGTTGCATCTACTTATCTGAGTGCTTGGTCGACTTAAATGTCTTCACTAAATGTTAAGCTAAAGCCAATGCAATAAAACAATTGTTAATACTCGCTTCGAAAAACGCATGACACCTACATGGCAATTAATATTCTTTGGTTTGCGAAttgcttttggttttgattgtTTACACAtgcatacgagtatatataATCCGTGTGCCTTTGTTCGGTATAAATACTTTGAATAAGCATCTTTCGCAGTGGTGCTCTCAACTTACACTATTCGAACTTTGTATAtgattttttctgtttttattttgtttactaAAATTTGAGACAGTTCACAAAAACTATAGAAAGTTTAGAAAGTTGAAGGGTGACAGAGTAGAGAAGGGATAACATCTGGGATTTTTCCCTACTAGTTTCTACGAGTTTAGGTACAGTTTACTATTCGGAGGTATTAAATAGATTGCGTTTTATAGTTCGTGTTTAGCAGTTGTGATAAGTTCGCTCGAGTTGAAGATTTAGATATGGATATTTGGCCATTGTTTCAGATTCTCAGGTGGGCTTCTTGGGGTTACATACATAAGACTAATCCTAAGTACACAGTGTAAATACAGTTTTCGGCTTATTTCCGTCCATTCGGATTCGGATGGTCAATGTGTTGTTGTTGGGTTTTCTGCTCTTTGAAAACTTTAAGCGATTACTAATTAAAATTTGGCGTAAAATTCCGCGGAAAAGCGGTTACATTTGGGATGATTGTTTGGCTCTGGGTTCACACAAATACGTTTTGCTCAGACTAAAGGTATTTTACTAGTTTAAGTAGTTTAAATACGCATTTAAGCTTAATCTACCAACGTTGGCGTGGCGTGGTCTCATCTAAATTACTCCTTCTTGGGCAACTCACTGTTCATGATGCTGAGCCGGCGGATGTTGGGCTTGTCGTAGTCCTCCATCGAGATGCCGCGCGACAGGCGCCGCGATCCGTTGGCCCCCTCCAGCGATCCGGAGCTAGCGGTGGAAAAGGCGCGTCCGCGATCCACGCCTGGCATCACCACCGACGTGAGCAGGCCCTGTCCCTTGCAGAACAGCAGAATGGATTGGGCCACCTTTCCGGGCTGGAAAATGTGCGGATTTCCAATGTTAATCAATTTACTTGACAAGTTACATCTGCAGATAtgctaattaatttaaatagctAAACAAGCAAGTTTTTGATTGCTTAAATTCACTACgtaaatgaaatcaaatatCTTAAAAAATCCATCTTTCTATTCATAATTTTGACTACGACTGGGCAAACACGATAGTATTACCCATTCTAGATTGCTTTGGGCATAGACCTAGACCACACTTACAGCATCGGCGAGGACATCGCCAGCCCGCTCGATCTTCAGAATGGTGACCCTTTCCTTCTCCACGTCGCGATGGAGCTTCTCGACCATGGATGCGTAGGGGCTGAGCATGCCCGTGATCAGGATGACATCCACCTTGCAGCCCTTGAGCGTGAGGTCCTTGCGACTAGGGACACAGGAACGTGGTTAGTTCGAATCCAAGTCATACAGTGTGCGACCTACTTCATAAATGCTTTGACATAGAGACCGATGTTCTTGCTGTTTAGGGATCGGTGAAGACGCTTCTGGTACTCGGCCACGATCTTCTCCTTGTCCGGATTCTCGCCCACGATTTGCTGCAGGAATCGGTGATTCACCGGCAGTGGTTTTGGTAGCAGTGTTTAGGAAAGCAGAACATTTGCATGAGACGGAAATTCGGTAAGTTAAAGCGAACTACAAGTTATGGCTACTAACTACTATAAACTTAAGGTCGTGcacaaaacaaatacaaatacataagTAGGGACAACAAGTTGACAAATATGTTATGAAGCTGATTGTggataaatattttgtttccAATTTTGGTTGCACAGGGGCTTGGTTCCAATTCTTGAGGGGAAAACTATGTACATACCCAGTTCTAGAAGAAAACAACGAGAAATTCAACGAGTATGgtaagtaaataaacaaataaacatgCCGCAAAAAAGAGGGGACCTAAAACTATGTATGTGGGTTCGAATTTCAGCGAGCACTGCAGCACAGATTTGAATCGAGGTTTGCGAAGGGGTTTCGATTAGAAGGGGACTGGTTTAAGAGACGTTTGATCTGTTTACCTCCATAACCTGAATGCGCAGACGAACAGAGTTCGATTCGGCGGTTGGTTGGTTGTTAGGTTCAAACATAAAATAGAACAGAAGGTAAGTGAGTACGACACTGAGATCAAACCAACGACAACACGCACTCCACCACGGCGGGCCAATGGCCCAGTAGAGCTGGCGAGGATGGGGACCCGGCCCCGCCACTCCGATTGCCACTACTTACATGTCCGAATTTGTGGTACATCAGAAAGCTCTCAGCCGACTGGGCCACCTCGTCGCTCTTCCAGCTAATGAACTGCAATGGAGAGTGGAGAAGGCAGAACAATTAGTGGAATTTAGGAAATAAACGATATATTAATAAGAAATAGGTTTTGAAATTGGAATGGCTTTGGacaacactgcgtatgagtaacGTCTTTAAGCAGCAGTACAAATGGTAAATATCGTGTACTAGGAATAAGTATGTTTCctatatattgtatattcataataataaaaaaaattaatatctGATTTAAGCAATTTAACTTTACCATAATGTACATAATATTCATCTGGATGAGTATAGTTTGGAATTCATACAATTTAGTGGCACTTTACCATTCAATTGATATTATATTTAAGAAAGAAGCGGGTTATGCTTCAACTTTATCATGTTTGAATCATTAAGAACCCTAATGCCTAGAATCCTTGGCAGCCAGGAAGCACGGACAAAAGAGCTCAGCCTCCAAGCCTCCCACTTACCTTGTTCTTGAAGGACTGCACCACACTGGCGGCACTGCCAGTGGCGTTGATCAGGATGAGGCCCAGCACCCGGCTGGGATGGGCCAGTCCGAAGCGGGCCAGGACATTGGCTCCGGCACCCTCGCCCAGGCCGATCACGTACTTCACGTGCAGGTAGTCCAGGACGGTGACCAGGTCCTCGCCCAGGGATTGGAGCGAGGGGAAGGGAAAGCCGTCGGCCAGGGCCTCCGCGTTGTCCGCGTGCCCCGGCACGTCCACGTGGATGAAGCAGGAGCGCTCCTTGATCTCCGTCATGCAGGGGCTGCTCACGAACTCCTGGAATGAGTTGTCTGGGGACATGGCCAGAATTAGTCAATTAGTCCAACCGGGAGCCAGCTACTTACGGTTGCAGCCCAGGTCGTGAACCGTGATGAACACGGCGCGTTTCTCCTGCTGCGACAGGTCGCCCTAAATCACAAGGAAATCACAAGAATGGAGTGTAGAGGGTAAGGTGATGCTCCTTGCAGAGGACACTGTCCGAACCCAACTCACCTGCACTATGACCGTCAGATCCCCGCATTTCTCTGTGCTGATATTGTATTTCTGCAAGAGCGGTAATCGAAATTGTGAATACATTGAAGTGTGTGCCCGGAATGCGGTTATTTGTTAGAGGGAAACTTGAAAACTGGAGAACTGGAAAACTTTGGCCTTAGCAAAGTAAGAGGCAAAATCATTTTCACGTTGCCATAAACACAAACTCAAGCGTGAAAAATGACGGGCATGAAATGAccaaaaaatgtgaaatgttTTCCTCTGCATTTGACTTTGTGAGCGCTTGCTTTTGGCAGGTCCTTGATGTCCTGGCAGCCACCTTGTGGCACTTGGGCCCCGCAAATATCAACCCCATGCTCGTCCTGCCCTGTGTAAATTTGGAttcgaatttgaatttgaattccTCACCCAGGCATGGCGAATATGTGCGTGTGCGTTTAGTAAATACCCACCCACTCGTGCAACGGAAttcgaaatggaaaatttaagGAAAACCCACCAAACTGTTGAATGTTTCAAAGCTCAGGGGCATTTTTGGCATTAAAAACTCTGTTCTAAATTGAATTCTATGCTCTATTGACCGAATTCAATTTGAAGTCCAGGAATTTTAAAGTGCGTGGGTTAGCTA of Drosophila mauritiana strain mau12 chromosome 3R, ASM438214v1, whole genome shotgun sequence contains these proteins:
- the LOC117143875 gene encoding m7GpppX diphosphatase, producing the protein MSEPVDSTEVKSPSYDLSKFQLKRILTNNSVRKSISLLGTFPDLGTDDAIVVFEKNAYRESDVATASSEESPKKPSYFTADLKVDTEFINNIYGSFQVVPTRDLCSVKSTVIYPATEKHIEKYSVSQKYLIRETPDLYQRITLPYLTSSQFSLEWVYNILEHKQETERIVYEDKDPKTGFILLPDLKWDGRNVETLYLLGIVHKRDIKSLRDLNGSHLDLLRNVRQASKDAISKLYGINPNQLRMYFHYQPSFYHLHVHINPVRNDAPGIWCEKSHMLDTVINNLELMPDYYQRATLPFVLYEGNKLLDLYEQELPIRALTKASDDKELPDTDSLGVAPPEGFSDEEPEDRQCKRIKLGSPEPKEAESAVQACA